In Xanthomonas campestris pv. phormiicola, the DNA window TGGACGAAGAGGACGTGGTCGTGGACGTGCTGTCCTCGCTGGTCACCGATTCGGGCGCCGGGGCGATGTCGCGCAGGGTGCTGGTGTAGCGCTTGTCCGGATTGCCGAGGATGCTGAAATACACCGGCTGGCCTTCCTTGGTCTTGACCACGTCGGCTTCGGAGATCTCCGCGTACACGGTCATGGTGTTGAGGTTGCCGAGCATGACGATGGTCGGCGTGCTCTGGTTGGCGTTGACGGTCTGCCCCTGCTTGGACACCACCGCGACCACGGTGCCGTCGATCGGCGCGGTGATCTTGGTGTAGCCCAGGGTGGTCTGCGCGCTGTCCACCGTGGTCTGCTGCTCGGCGATGGTGGCGTCGAGCGCGGCGATCTGCGCGCGGGTGCCTTCCAGCGTGGCGCGCGCGCTGTCGTAGTCGGCCTGGGAGGTGGCCTCGGCGGCCAGCATCTGCTGCTGGCGCTTGAACGCCAGTTCGTACTGGCGCAGGTTGGCGACCTGCACCTGGCGCGTGGCGCGCGCGTTCTGCAGCGCCGCCTGCGCGCTCCTGAGCGTGTTGAGCTGGGTGCGCGAATCGATCTCGGCGATCAGGTCGCCGGCCTTGACGTTGTCGCCGAGCTTGACCTTCAGCGACTCGATGCGGCCGGATGCCTGCGCGCCGACGCTGACCAGCTGCGAGGGCTTGATCGTGCCGGTGGCCTCGACGGTCTGCTCGATGTCGCCGCGGACCACCGGCGAGGTGGCCAGGGTCGGTGCCGGCGGCGGCCGCAGCCACCAGGCCGCGCTCGCGGCGAGCAGCAGCGCAAGGATCAGCAGCACGATGCGGTTGCGTCGTGTCTTGGGAAGCGCGGATTTCACGGAGGCGGGACCTGTGGCCTGGCCGCGTGCTGCGGCGTCGACAGCAGCATGGCGGCCGCGCCCGCCCGGCCTCAACGCACGCTCTGTGTCGGCGTGTATCGGGTTCAGCGTGGCCGGTATCGCAGTGTTTCCGGCCAGGCTGGCGATACGCGGCGACACGGACCGGGCGCGCGCGCCGATCGGCTAGGATGGATCATCGCCGCATGAAGGAAGAACCGACGATGCATCGCCTGCTGGTGGTCGACGACGACGTCGACATCCGCACCCTCCTGGCCGAACAGCTGGGCCGCGCCGGCTATCAGGTCAGCACCGCCAGCGACGGCGCGCAGATGCGCCAGGTGCTGGAGCGCGAACACGTGGACCTGATCGTGCTCGACCTGAACCTGCCGCGCGAGGACGGACTGACCCTGTGCCGCGACCTGCGCGCCAGGTCGAGCACGCCGGTGATCATGCTGACCGCGCGCAGCGAGCCGATCGACCGCGTGCTCGGCCTGGAGATGGGCGCCGACGACTACCTGGCCAAACCGTTCGAACCGCGCGAACTGCTGGCGCGGATCCGCAACGTGCTGCGCCGGACCGAGGCGCTGCCGGCCAACCTGGAGCCGCTGGCGATCCGCCGCGCGCGCTTCGGCGGCTGGCTGTTCGATCTGGAACAACGCCACCTGGTCGATCCGGGCAGCAGGGTGGTGGTGCTGTCCGGTGCCGAATTCCGCCTGCTGCGGGTGTTCGTCGGCCATGCCAACAAGGTGCTGTCGCGCGAACAGCTGGTGGCGCTGAGCAGCGGCCGCCAGTACGAGGCGCAGGACCGCGCGATCGACCTGCAGATCAGCCGGCTGCGGCAGAAGCTGGGCGACAGCGGCGGCGACGGCCTGATCAAGACAGTGCGCAACGAAGGCTATGTGCTGGCCGCGGCGGTGGCGCTGGAATGAAGCGGCTGCGCCGGTTCTTCGCCTCGATGGCCGGGCGCCTGTTCCTGATCCTGCTGCTGGGCATGGCCTGCGCGGCCAGCTTCGCCACGCTGCTGGCCAATGCCAAGCGCCGCCAGGAATTCGACCGGCAGAACATGGAGCGCGCCGCCGACCGCCTGCAGAGCTTCGTCGAGCTGTTGCAGAGCGCCGGCCCGGAATTGCGCGCGCGGCTGCTGTCGCTGGGCGGGCCAGGCATCCGCATCCTGCCGGCCACGGCGCGCGCGCAGACGCCGGACCCGGTGTTCGCCGCGGTGCTCGGCGCGCGCGGCGGCGCACTCGCGCCGGCGCAGGTGTCGCGCCTGGACATGCCCGCCTGCATGCCACAGCGTCCGGATTTCCTGCCGCCGCCGCAGCGCCGCGACTTCGACCGCCAGGACGCCTCGCTGGAACCGCCGACCTGCCGGCTGATCGCCTTGCGCCTGGACGACGGCACGCCGCTGCGGCTGGGCCTGCAGACCCAGCCGATCGCGCGGCAGACCGCGCTGGCGGTGGACCCGCTGTTCCTGTCGCTGCTGGCGCTGGCCATCGCGCTGCTGGCCTATGTGGTCGCGCGCATCGCCAGCACGCCGCTGCAGCGGCTGGCCGATGCCGCCGCCGACCTCGGCCAGGACCTGCAGCGCCCGCCGCTGCAGGTGCGCGGGCCGCTGGAAGTGCGCCGCGCCGCGCAGGCCTTCAATGCGATGCAGCAGCGCCTGCAGCGGCACCTGGGCGAACGCACGCAGATGCTGGCGGCGATCACCCACGACCTGCAGACCCCGTCCACGCGGCTGCGGCTGCGCCTGGAGAACGTGCAG includes these proteins:
- a CDS encoding response regulator transcription factor, with the protein product MKEEPTMHRLLVVDDDVDIRTLLAEQLGRAGYQVSTASDGAQMRQVLEREHVDLIVLDLNLPREDGLTLCRDLRARSSTPVIMLTARSEPIDRVLGLEMGADDYLAKPFEPRELLARIRNVLRRTEALPANLEPLAIRRARFGGWLFDLEQRHLVDPGSRVVVLSGAEFRLLRVFVGHANKVLSREQLVALSSGRQYEAQDRAIDLQISRLRQKLGDSGGDGLIKTVRNEGYVLAAAVALE
- a CDS encoding efflux RND transporter periplasmic adaptor subunit, with translation MKSALPKTRRNRIVLLILALLLAASAAWWLRPPPAPTLATSPVVRGDIEQTVEATGTIKPSQLVSVGAQASGRIESLKVKLGDNVKAGDLIAEIDSRTQLNTLRSAQAALQNARATRQVQVANLRQYELAFKRQQQMLAAEATSQADYDSARATLEGTRAQIAALDATIAEQQTTVDSAQTTLGYTKITAPIDGTVVAVVSKQGQTVNANQSTPTIVMLGNLNTMTVYAEISEADVVKTKEGQPVYFSILGNPDKRYTSTLRDIAPAPESVTSEDSTSTTTSSSSTSTSSSAIYYYGLFDVDNASRELRTYMTAQVSIVLGKASKVLSIPSAALGDKRGDGRYTVQVVGADGRPQPRIVSIGLNNNALAEVKSGLREGEQVVVGEATAATKQAASEKNSQRRGGPGGGPPPMGM
- a CDS encoding ATP-binding protein — translated: MKRLRRFFASMAGRLFLILLLGMACAASFATLLANAKRRQEFDRQNMERAADRLQSFVELLQSAGPELRARLLSLGGPGIRILPATARAQTPDPVFAAVLGARGGALAPAQVSRLDMPACMPQRPDFLPPPQRRDFDRQDASLEPPTCRLIALRLDDGTPLRLGLQTQPIARQTALAVDPLFLSLLALAIALLAYVVARIASTPLQRLADAAADLGQDLQRPPLQVRGPLEVRRAAQAFNAMQQRLQRHLGERTQMLAAITHDLQTPSTRLRLRLENVQDDALRERLIGDLAAMQALIREGLELARSAETAEQRAALDLDSLLQSVVEDAAEAGADAVFERGCGAVLPLRPLAMHRLFSNLVDNALKYGGSVRVAAERHADGALGVYVRDCGPGIAEDELETVFAPFVRLETSRSRETGGAGLGLTIARALAEKDGATLRLRNLAGGGLEACVQWAAPLRRS